A genome region from Geodermatophilus bullaregiensis includes the following:
- the uvrB gene encoding excinuclease ABC subunit UvrB — MRATTDIRPTQGRFRVVSEFEPSGDQPAAIKALAEKVDAGEEHTVLLGATGTGKSATTAWLIEQVQRPTLVMAPNKTLAAQLANEFRELLPDNAVEYFVSYYDYYQPEAYVPQTDTYIEKDSSVNDEVERLRHSATQALLTRRDVVVVATVSCIYGLGTPQEYVDRALKISVGEERDRDDLLRTLVTEQYTRNDLSFTRGTFRVRGDTIEVFPVYEELAVRIEMFGDEVERLYYLHPLTGEVVREVQELFVFPATHYVAGPERMERAIATIEAELEQRLAELERQGKLLEAQRLRMRTTYDIEMMRQVGFCSGIENYSRHIDGRAPGTAGACLIDYFPDDFLLVIDESHVTVPQIGGMYEGDMSRKRTLVEHGFRLPSAMDNRPLKWEEFTDRIGQTVYLSATPGPYELGRSGGEVVEQVIRPTGLVDPEVVVKPTRGQIDDLVHEIRVRVEKDERVLVTTLTKKMSEDLTDYLLELGIKVRYLHSEVDTLRRVELLRELRQGEFDVLVGINLLREGLDLPEVSLVAILDADKEGFLRSGTSLIQTIGRAARNVSGQVHMYADTITPSMATAIEETNRRREKQIAYNTERGIDPQPLRKKIVDILDGIYRAAEDTEGVELVGGSGRQQSRGKAPVPGLSSKAKGRGKAGAIDVQGLPRAELADLITQMNDQMLAAARELQFEVAARLRDELTELKKELRQLDAAHA, encoded by the coding sequence GTGCGCGCGACCACCGACATCCGGCCCACCCAGGGGCGCTTCCGCGTCGTCAGCGAGTTCGAGCCCTCGGGCGACCAGCCCGCCGCGATCAAGGCGCTCGCGGAGAAGGTGGACGCCGGCGAGGAGCACACCGTGCTGCTGGGTGCCACCGGCACCGGGAAGTCGGCCACCACCGCCTGGCTGATCGAGCAGGTGCAGCGGCCCACCCTGGTGATGGCGCCGAACAAGACGCTGGCCGCGCAGCTGGCCAACGAGTTCCGTGAGCTGCTGCCGGACAACGCCGTCGAGTACTTCGTCTCGTACTACGACTACTACCAGCCCGAGGCCTACGTCCCGCAGACCGACACCTACATCGAGAAGGACTCCTCGGTCAACGACGAGGTCGAGCGGCTGCGGCACTCGGCCACCCAGGCGCTGCTCACCCGCCGCGACGTCGTCGTGGTGGCCACCGTCTCCTGCATCTACGGCCTGGGCACGCCGCAGGAGTACGTCGACCGGGCGCTGAAGATCTCGGTGGGGGAGGAGCGCGACCGCGACGACCTGCTGCGCACCCTGGTCACCGAGCAGTACACCCGCAACGACCTCTCCTTCACGCGCGGCACCTTCCGCGTCCGCGGCGACACGATCGAGGTCTTCCCGGTCTACGAGGAGCTCGCCGTCCGGATCGAGATGTTCGGCGACGAGGTCGAGCGGCTGTACTACCTGCACCCGCTCACCGGCGAGGTGGTCCGGGAGGTCCAGGAGCTGTTCGTCTTCCCGGCCACCCACTACGTCGCCGGCCCCGAGCGCATGGAGCGCGCGATCGCCACCATCGAGGCCGAGCTCGAGCAGCGGCTGGCCGAGCTGGAGCGGCAGGGCAAGCTGCTGGAGGCCCAGCGGCTGCGCATGCGCACCACCTACGACATCGAGATGATGCGCCAGGTCGGCTTCTGCTCCGGCATCGAGAACTACTCGCGGCACATCGACGGCCGGGCGCCGGGCACCGCCGGCGCCTGTCTCATCGACTACTTCCCCGACGACTTCCTGCTGGTCATCGACGAGTCGCACGTGACCGTCCCGCAGATCGGGGGCATGTACGAGGGCGACATGAGCCGCAAGCGGACCCTGGTCGAGCACGGCTTCCGGCTGCCCTCGGCGATGGACAACCGCCCGCTGAAGTGGGAGGAGTTCACCGACCGGATCGGGCAGACCGTCTACCTGTCGGCGACGCCGGGCCCCTACGAGCTCGGCCGCAGCGGCGGCGAGGTCGTCGAGCAGGTCATCCGCCCCACCGGCCTGGTCGACCCCGAGGTCGTGGTCAAGCCGACCAGGGGCCAGATCGACGACCTGGTGCACGAGATCCGGGTGCGGGTGGAGAAGGACGAGCGGGTCCTGGTCACCACGCTGACCAAGAAGATGTCCGAGGACCTCACCGACTACCTGCTCGAGCTGGGCATCAAGGTCCGCTACCTGCACTCCGAGGTCGACACGCTGCGCCGCGTCGAGCTGCTGCGCGAGCTGCGGCAGGGGGAGTTCGACGTCCTCGTCGGCATCAACCTGCTGCGCGAGGGCCTCGACCTGCCCGAGGTGTCGCTGGTGGCCATCCTCGACGCCGATAAGGAGGGGTTCCTCCGCTCGGGCACCTCGCTGATCCAGACGATCGGCCGCGCGGCGCGCAACGTCTCCGGCCAGGTGCACATGTACGCCGACACGATCACCCCGTCGATGGCCACGGCGATCGAGGAGACCAACCGGCGCCGCGAGAAGCAGATCGCCTACAACACCGAGCGCGGCATCGACCCGCAGCCGCTGCGCAAGAAGATCGTCGACATCCTCGACGGCATCTACCGCGCGGCCGAGGACACCGAGGGCGTCGAGCTCGTCGGCGGCTCCGGCCGGCAGCAGTCCCGCGGCAAGGCGCCGGTGCCCGGCCTGTCGTCCAAGGCCAAGGGCAGGGGCAAGGCCGGCGCGATCGACGTGCAGGGCCTGCCGCGGGCCGAGCTGGCCGACCTCATCACCCAGATGAACGACCAGATGCTGGCCGCCGCCCGCGAGCTGCAGTTCGAGGTCGCCGCCCGGCTGCGCGACGAGCTGACCGAGCTGAAGAAGGAGCTGCGGCAGCTCGACGCCGCCCACGCCTGA
- a CDS encoding TerC family protein has product MDVPFWVWAITIAAIIGMLVFDFVGHVRTPHAPSLREAATWSAVYVALAVVFGILVWIFAGGQYGGEYFAGYITEKSLSVDNLFVFVLIMASFAVPRELQQKVLLFGITFALVLRTIFIFLGAAAIENFSWVFYLFGAFLIYTAVAQARASGHDDDEFKENAFLRLTRKLVPTTNEYHSDRMTTKIDGKRFITPLAIALVAIGSADILFAVDSIPAIFGLTEETFLVFSANAFSLLGLRQLFFLIDGLLDRLVYLHYGLAVILGFIGIKLLIHALHENELPFINGGEHVTAIPEVPTWLSLAVIVVTLFVTTVASLARSRRDEREAAARAGTTGTPTLGTTGPDGPPVGDPVGPAAGDAARPGAHAPAPAGTADRRDGHGDR; this is encoded by the coding sequence TTGGACGTCCCCTTCTGGGTGTGGGCGATCACGATCGCCGCCATCATCGGCATGCTCGTGTTCGACTTCGTCGGCCACGTGCGCACACCACACGCCCCATCGCTGCGCGAGGCGGCGACCTGGTCGGCGGTCTACGTCGCCCTCGCCGTCGTCTTCGGGATCCTCGTCTGGATCTTCGCCGGCGGGCAGTACGGCGGCGAGTACTTCGCCGGCTACATCACCGAGAAGAGCCTCTCGGTGGACAACCTGTTCGTCTTCGTCCTGATCATGGCCAGCTTCGCGGTGCCCCGCGAGCTGCAGCAGAAGGTGCTGCTGTTCGGCATCACCTTCGCCCTCGTCCTGCGGACGATCTTCATCTTCCTCGGCGCCGCGGCGATCGAGAACTTCAGCTGGGTCTTCTACCTCTTCGGCGCGTTCCTCATCTACACCGCCGTCGCCCAGGCGCGGGCCAGCGGTCACGACGACGACGAGTTCAAGGAGAACGCGTTCCTCCGGCTCACCCGCAAGCTGGTGCCGACGACGAACGAGTACCACTCCGACCGCATGACCACGAAGATCGACGGCAAGCGGTTCATCACCCCGCTGGCCATCGCGCTCGTGGCCATCGGCAGCGCCGACATCCTCTTCGCGGTCGACTCGATCCCGGCGATCTTCGGCCTGACCGAGGAGACCTTCCTCGTCTTCTCCGCCAACGCCTTCTCGCTGCTGGGCCTGCGGCAGCTGTTCTTCCTCATCGACGGCCTGCTCGACCGGCTGGTCTACCTGCACTACGGCCTGGCGGTCATCCTCGGCTTCATCGGCATCAAGCTGCTGATCCACGCGCTGCACGAGAACGAGCTGCCGTTCATCAACGGCGGTGAGCACGTCACCGCGATCCCCGAGGTGCCTACCTGGCTGTCGCTGGCGGTCATCGTCGTCACCCTGTTCGTCACCACGGTCGCGAGCCTCGCCCGCAGCCGCCGCGACGAGCGAGAGGCCGCCGCCCGCGCCGGGACGACCGGGACGCCGACGCTGGGCACCACCGGTCCCGACGGCCCGCCGGTCGGCGATCCCGTCGGGCCGGCCGCAGGGGACGCCGCCCGACCGGGCGCCCACGCGCCCGCCCCTGCCGGGACGGCGGACCGCCGCGACGGGCACGGCGACCGCTGA
- the treY gene encoding malto-oligosyltrehalose synthase produces the protein MSEPLGADRRRDVPTATYRLQVTADFTLDDAAAVAGYLADLGVSHAYTSPLLRSATGSTHGYDTVDHAHVDESRGGQAGLDRLVAALHEQGLGLVLDLVPNHMGVADPAEAPWWWDVLRHGRDSAHASAFDVDWDFGGGRVRIPVLGSADDVEKLEVVDGELRYYDNRFPLAPGTGEGTPQEVHDRQHYELVDWRRADSDLNYRRFFAINTLAGLRVEDPAVFDATHELVLRLVEQGAVDGLRIDHPDGLADPRGYLDRLAGATGGRWTVVEKILEPGEDLPESWATAGTTGYDALAEVDDVLVDPAGEAALTALDTELSGREVDYAQLVHDCKREVTDGILGSEVARLVRVIGELPGIDPEQQTEALAELLATFSVYRSYLPDGREHLDAAVSAVRDRRPDLVAAVDALHPVLAQAGTEAATRFEQTSGPVMAKGVEDSAYYRWSRFVVLNEVGGDPARFGSTVEEFHEAQGRRVARKPRSMTTLTTHDTKRSEDTRARLAVLAEVPTEWAELVRRWLSRHPLPDRPLAHLVWQNLVGAWPLSRERAHAYAEKAAREAGLSTTWTDVDEAFETRLHALVDAAYDDATTHAEIEEFVARTGPAGRSNALAQKLLQLTMPGVPDVYQGTELEDRSLVDPDNRRPVDYARRRELLTRLDGGEVPPVDDSGAAKLLVVSRVLRLRRDSPELFAGYRPVEVTGPAAGHVVAFDRGAEGRDGAVTVATRLPVGLAAAGWGDTALALPTGAWRDVLTGTRVVSDAGGTPVGELLAQLPVALLVRD, from the coding sequence GTGAGCGAGCCGCTCGGCGCCGACCGGCGCCGCGACGTCCCGACGGCGACCTACCGGCTGCAGGTGACCGCCGACTTCACCCTCGACGACGCCGCGGCCGTGGCCGGCTACCTCGCCGACCTCGGCGTCAGCCACGCCTACACCTCGCCGCTGCTGCGCAGCGCGACGGGCAGCACCCACGGCTACGACACCGTCGACCACGCGCACGTCGACGAGTCGCGCGGCGGGCAGGCCGGCCTCGACCGGCTCGTCGCGGCACTGCACGAGCAGGGCCTGGGGCTGGTGCTCGACCTGGTGCCCAACCACATGGGCGTGGCCGACCCGGCCGAGGCACCGTGGTGGTGGGACGTGCTGCGGCACGGCCGGGACAGCGCGCACGCGTCGGCGTTCGACGTCGACTGGGACTTCGGCGGCGGCCGGGTGCGCATCCCGGTCCTGGGGTCGGCCGACGACGTCGAGAAGCTCGAGGTGGTCGACGGCGAGCTGCGGTACTACGACAACCGCTTCCCGCTCGCGCCCGGCACGGGCGAGGGGACGCCGCAGGAGGTGCACGACCGGCAGCACTACGAGCTGGTCGACTGGCGGCGCGCGGACTCCGACCTCAACTACCGGCGCTTCTTCGCGATCAACACCCTCGCCGGGCTGCGCGTGGAGGACCCCGCGGTCTTCGACGCCACGCACGAGCTGGTGCTGCGGCTGGTGGAGCAGGGCGCCGTCGACGGGCTGCGGATCGACCACCCCGACGGCCTGGCCGACCCGAGGGGCTACCTCGACCGGCTGGCCGGGGCCACCGGCGGGCGCTGGACCGTGGTGGAGAAGATCCTCGAGCCCGGCGAGGACCTGCCGGAGAGCTGGGCGACGGCCGGCACCACCGGCTACGACGCCCTCGCCGAGGTCGACGACGTCCTGGTCGACCCGGCCGGCGAGGCGGCGCTCACCGCGCTGGACACCGAGCTGTCCGGGCGGGAGGTCGACTACGCGCAGCTGGTCCACGACTGCAAGCGCGAGGTCACCGACGGGATCCTCGGCTCGGAGGTCGCCCGGCTGGTGCGGGTCATCGGCGAGCTGCCCGGCATCGATCCCGAGCAGCAGACCGAGGCGCTGGCCGAGCTGCTGGCGACCTTCTCCGTCTACCGCAGCTACCTGCCCGACGGCCGCGAGCACCTCGACGCCGCGGTGTCCGCCGTCCGCGACCGCCGGCCCGACCTGGTCGCGGCCGTGGACGCGCTGCACCCGGTTCTCGCGCAGGCCGGCACCGAGGCGGCCACCCGCTTCGAGCAGACCAGCGGGCCGGTGATGGCCAAGGGCGTCGAGGACAGCGCCTACTACCGCTGGTCGCGGTTCGTGGTGCTCAACGAGGTGGGCGGCGACCCGGCCCGCTTCGGCAGCACGGTCGAGGAGTTCCACGAGGCGCAGGGCCGGCGGGTGGCGCGCAAGCCGCGGTCCATGACCACGCTGACCACCCACGACACCAAGCGCAGCGAGGACACCCGGGCCCGCCTGGCCGTGCTCGCCGAGGTGCCCACCGAGTGGGCGGAGCTCGTGCGGCGGTGGCTGTCCCGGCACCCGCTGCCCGACCGGCCGCTGGCGCACCTCGTGTGGCAGAACCTGGTCGGGGCCTGGCCGCTCTCGCGCGAGCGGGCGCACGCCTACGCCGAGAAGGCCGCCCGCGAGGCGGGCCTGTCGACGACGTGGACCGACGTCGACGAGGCGTTCGAGACCCGGCTGCACGCGCTGGTCGACGCCGCCTACGACGACGCGACGACGCACGCCGAGATCGAGGAGTTCGTCGCCCGCACCGGCCCGGCCGGGCGGTCGAACGCGCTGGCGCAGAAGCTGCTGCAGCTCACGATGCCCGGCGTCCCCGACGTCTACCAGGGCACCGAGCTGGAGGACCGCTCGCTGGTGGACCCGGACAACCGCCGCCCGGTCGACTACGCCCGGCGCCGCGAGCTGCTGACCCGGCTCGACGGCGGGGAGGTGCCGCCCGTCGACGACAGCGGCGCGGCCAAGCTGCTCGTCGTCTCCCGGGTGCTGCGGCTGCGCCGGGACTCCCCGGAGCTGTTCGCCGGCTACCGCCCGGTCGAGGTCACCGGGCCGGCCGCCGGTCACGTGGTCGCCTTCGACCGGGGCGCCGAGGGGCGCGACGGCGCGGTGACCGTGGCGACCCGCCTGCCGGTCGGCCTGGCCGCGGCCGGCTGGGGCGACACCGCGCTGGCCCTGCCGACCGGCGCCTGGCGCGACGTGCTCACCGGCACGCGCGTGGTCTCCGACGCCGGCGGCACGCCGGTGGGCGAGCTGCTGGCCCAGCTGCCGGTGGCCCTGCTGGTCCGCGACTGA
- the glgX gene encoding glycogen debranching protein GlgX: MTQVWPGTAYPLGATFDGTGTNFAIFSEVAEKVELCLFDDAGTETRIRLPEMDGYVWHAFLPGIQPGQRYGYRVHGPYDPSQGLRCNPNKLLLDPYAKAIDGQIEWDPSVFGYDFTSGERNDEDSAEHMPKSVVVNPYFDWGVDRPPRTPYHKTVIYEAHVKGLTMTHPDVPEELRGTYAGIAHPAVVSYLQDLGITAIELMPVHQFVQDDTLQQKGLRNYWGYNTIGFFAPHSEYASNTDNGMQVQEFKGMVRTLHEAGIEVILDVVYNHTAEGNHLGPTLSFKGIDNRAYYRLVEDDPQYYMDYTGTGNSLNARTPQALQLIMDSLRYWITEMHVDGFRFDLASTLARELHAVDRLSAFFDLVHQDPVVSQVKLIAEPWDVGEGGYQVGNFPALWTEWNGKYRDTVRDFWRGEDATVGEFASRITGSSDLYQHSGRRPVASINFVTAHDGFTLNDLVSYNEKHNEANGEGNNDGESHNRSWNCGVEGETVDKKVLTLRARQRRNFLATLMLSQGVPMLLHGDELGRTQKGNNNGYCQDSPLTWIHWDEVDEGLLEFTKLVTRLRHDHSTFRRRRFFHGRPVRREAGAPVQDIAWLTPGGDLMTEDDWDAGFAKSIAMYLNGHGIRSTDERGEDVVDDHFYLAFNASHEPMDFTLPAEEYAAAWTVVLDTAELGEVEPTQLKPGETITVRDRSMIVLSAPRRS; this comes from the coding sequence ATGACCCAGGTGTGGCCCGGAACCGCCTATCCCCTCGGAGCCACGTTCGACGGCACCGGCACCAACTTCGCGATCTTCAGCGAGGTGGCCGAGAAGGTCGAGCTGTGCCTGTTCGACGACGCCGGCACCGAGACCCGCATCCGGCTGCCCGAGATGGACGGCTACGTCTGGCACGCGTTCCTGCCCGGCATCCAGCCGGGGCAGCGCTACGGCTACCGGGTGCACGGGCCCTACGACCCGTCCCAGGGCCTGCGCTGCAACCCCAACAAGCTGCTGCTGGACCCCTACGCCAAGGCGATCGACGGCCAGATCGAGTGGGACCCGTCGGTCTTCGGCTACGACTTCACCAGCGGTGAGCGCAACGACGAGGACTCGGCCGAGCACATGCCGAAGTCCGTCGTCGTCAACCCGTACTTCGACTGGGGCGTGGACCGCCCGCCGCGGACGCCGTACCACAAGACCGTCATCTACGAGGCCCACGTCAAGGGCCTGACGATGACGCACCCGGACGTGCCCGAGGAGCTGCGCGGCACCTACGCCGGCATCGCCCACCCGGCGGTCGTGTCCTACCTGCAGGACCTGGGGATCACCGCCATCGAGCTCATGCCGGTGCACCAGTTCGTGCAGGACGACACCCTGCAGCAGAAGGGCCTGCGCAACTACTGGGGCTACAACACGATCGGCTTCTTCGCGCCGCACAGCGAGTACGCGAGCAACACCGACAACGGCATGCAGGTGCAGGAGTTCAAGGGGATGGTCCGCACCCTGCACGAGGCGGGCATCGAGGTCATCCTCGACGTGGTCTACAACCACACCGCCGAGGGCAACCACCTGGGCCCCACGCTGTCGTTCAAGGGCATCGACAACCGCGCGTACTACCGGCTGGTCGAGGACGACCCGCAGTACTACATGGACTACACCGGCACCGGGAACTCCCTCAACGCCCGCACCCCCCAGGCGCTGCAGCTGATCATGGACTCGCTGCGGTACTGGATCACCGAGATGCACGTCGACGGCTTCCGCTTCGACCTCGCCTCGACGCTGGCCCGCGAGCTGCACGCCGTCGACCGGCTCTCGGCCTTCTTCGACCTGGTGCACCAGGACCCGGTGGTCAGCCAGGTGAAGCTCATCGCCGAGCCGTGGGACGTCGGCGAGGGCGGCTACCAGGTGGGGAACTTCCCCGCCCTGTGGACCGAGTGGAACGGCAAGTACCGCGACACCGTCCGCGACTTCTGGCGCGGCGAGGACGCCACGGTCGGCGAGTTCGCCAGCCGGATCACCGGCTCCTCCGACCTCTACCAGCACTCCGGACGGCGGCCGGTCGCGAGCATCAACTTCGTCACCGCGCACGACGGGTTCACGCTCAACGACCTGGTCTCCTACAACGAGAAGCACAACGAGGCCAACGGCGAGGGCAACAACGACGGCGAGAGCCACAACCGCAGCTGGAACTGCGGGGTCGAGGGCGAGACCGTCGACAAGAAGGTGCTCACCCTGCGCGCCCGCCAGCGGCGCAACTTCCTGGCCACGCTGATGCTGTCCCAGGGCGTGCCGATGCTGTTGCACGGCGACGAGCTGGGGCGCACGCAGAAGGGCAACAACAACGGCTACTGCCAGGACTCGCCGTTGACCTGGATCCACTGGGACGAGGTCGACGAGGGCCTGCTGGAGTTCACCAAGCTGGTGACCCGGCTGCGCCACGACCACTCGACGTTCCGCCGTCGCCGGTTCTTCCACGGCCGGCCGGTCCGGCGCGAGGCGGGCGCCCCGGTGCAGGACATCGCCTGGCTGACGCCCGGCGGAGACCTCATGACCGAGGACGACTGGGACGCCGGCTTCGCCAAGTCGATCGCGATGTACCTCAACGGGCACGGCATCCGGTCGACCGACGAGCGCGGCGAGGACGTCGTGGACGACCACTTCTACCTGGCGTTCAACGCCTCGCACGAGCCGATGGACTTCACGCTGCCCGCCGAGGAGTACGCCGCGGCCTGGACGGTCGTGCTGGACACCGCCGAGCTGGGCGAGGTCGAGCCGACGCAGCTCAAGCCGGGCGAGACGATCACCGTGCGGGACCGCTCGATGATCGTGCTCAGCGCCCCCCGCCGGTCGTGA